Proteins co-encoded in one Phycisphaerae bacterium genomic window:
- a CDS encoding glycoside hydrolase family 172 protein: MKSSFLLILVFSISAGFCNFCSAADEYSYIDLLNMLVDMQRVATIPASGEECKQWSSYDRRSKYDAKTGKYIDWEANGDGYGAVNWIRKENGKLVFGEMKGPGCIWRIWSATADKGHVRIYLDGAKEPAVDLPFKDYFNCTQEPFNRPALVHVVANGKNNYIPISFQKSCKIVADKDYGQYYQFTYTLFSEDTKVPTFKRQLSNEESDALDKVNKKLAESGPDFNPDVKGEKTEEVDIAIGPGQKKTIIEIAGTRAITSIKVKNVFPKDMQQQRQLIRELVLQITWDGQKEPAVWAPFGDFFGTAAGLNKHKSITVGVTDEVLYSNWFMPFEKGAKLELINDGKTEITIPVQIKHIPVNSIKKYGRFHAKWHRDAFLPTEPGRQIDWTILKTQGQGRFCGVELEIWNPRGGWWGEGDEKFFVDGEKFPSTFGTGSEDYFGYAWSSDQVFNHPLHNQTITEGNKGHISDNRWQIADNIPFQKSFEGSIEKYYLNSRPTLYNCVAYWYLSANGQDPYKPVALENRIGWYPGLNYPLDIAGIYVLEKPVGEIEAQWMNSFKSSKWTDAQQLWWVGQPGGKLRIGINVKKEGSYEILTRLTKAADYGIIQWYLDGKKISEPMDMYYADGVIATKEINLGKYQLSAGQHELDVEIVGSNPAAIKRYMVGIDYIKVKPD, encoded by the coding sequence ATGAAGAGCAGTTTTTTGCTTATATTGGTTTTTAGTATTTCGGCCGGTTTTTGCAATTTTTGCTCTGCTGCCGATGAGTACAGCTATATTGATTTATTAAATATGCTTGTCGACATGCAAAGAGTTGCGACCATACCTGCCTCCGGCGAGGAATGCAAACAATGGTCGAGTTACGACAGAAGAAGCAAATACGATGCGAAGACCGGAAAATATATTGATTGGGAAGCCAACGGCGACGGCTACGGAGCCGTAAACTGGATTCGCAAAGAAAACGGCAAGTTAGTATTTGGCGAAATGAAAGGTCCGGGGTGCATCTGGCGAATCTGGTCCGCTACCGCAGATAAAGGTCATGTGAGAATTTATCTGGATGGCGCCAAAGAGCCGGCAGTGGATTTGCCATTCAAGGATTATTTCAACTGCACACAGGAACCGTTCAATAGACCTGCTTTGGTACATGTTGTAGCCAACGGAAAGAATAACTATATTCCAATTTCATTTCAGAAATCCTGCAAGATAGTCGCCGACAAGGATTACGGTCAGTATTATCAATTTACTTATACGCTATTCAGTGAAGATACAAAAGTTCCGACGTTTAAACGGCAATTGAGCAATGAAGAATCGGATGCCCTTGATAAAGTTAATAAAAAACTTGCCGAAAGCGGACCGGATTTTAATCCTGATGTAAAAGGAGAAAAAACTGAAGAAGTGGATATCGCAATCGGGCCGGGGCAGAAAAAGACCATTATTGAAATCGCAGGTACAAGAGCGATTACTTCCATAAAAGTTAAAAATGTTTTTCCTAAAGATATGCAGCAGCAGCGTCAGCTTATCAGGGAACTTGTATTGCAAATAACATGGGATGGGCAGAAAGAACCGGCTGTATGGGCTCCTTTTGGCGATTTCTTCGGCACAGCGGCAGGTTTGAATAAACATAAATCAATTACTGTCGGCGTTACAGACGAAGTTCTTTACTCAAACTGGTTTATGCCTTTTGAAAAAGGAGCTAAACTGGAATTAATCAATGACGGTAAAACTGAAATTACAATTCCTGTCCAAATAAAACATATTCCGGTAAATTCGATTAAAAAATACGGCAGATTTCACGCAAAATGGCACAGAGACGCATTTCTGCCCACGGAACCTGGAAGACAGATAGATTGGACAATTCTTAAAACTCAGGGACAGGGCAGATTCTGCGGCGTCGAACTGGAAATATGGAATCCGCGAGGCGGCTGGTGGGGCGAAGGCGATGAAAAGTTTTTTGTCGATGGCGAAAAATTCCCTTCGACATTCGGCACCGGCTCGGAAGATTATTTCGGATACGCATGGAGCAGCGACCAGGTATTCAATCACCCTCTGCATAATCAGACAATCACAGAAGGCAACAAAGGGCATATATCGGACAACCGCTGGCAAATCGCCGACAACATACCTTTTCAGAAATCATTCGAAGGCAGCATCGAAAAGTATTATCTTAATAGCCGCCCGACACTGTATAACTGTGTTGCGTACTGGTATCTTTCGGCAAATGGACAAGACCCATATAAGCCGGTTGCTTTGGAAAATCGCATAGGCTGGTATCCGGGTTTGAATTATCCGCTTGATATTGCAGGAATTTATGTGCTTGAAAAACCGGTCGGAGAAATTGAAGCACAATGGATGAATAGTTTTAAATCCAGCAAATGGACCGATGCCCAGCAGCTTTGGTGGGTAGGTCAGCCCGGCGGCAAGCTGCGTATCGGAATCAATGTTAAAAAAGAAGGCAGCTATGAAATCCTGACACGGCTTACCAAAGCCGCCGATTACGGCATTATCCAATGGTATCTGGACGGCAAAAAAATATCCGAGCCAATGGATATGTATTATGCGGACGGTGTAATCGCCACAAAAGAAATTAATCTCGGCAAATATCAGCTTAGTGCCGGTCAGCACGAACTTGATGTAGAAATTGTCGGCTCTAACCCTGCCGCAATTAAAAGGTATATGGTTGGTATAGATTACATTAAAGTTAAACCTGATTAA
- a CDS encoding malectin domain-containing carbohydrate-binding protein — translation MTSFIIKVRYLVVIIFISQLLNAAVTLDNYYAHKTVQDEYGVIAPWNSGQNGPLDERLRIAVEVLKRYPWVNKNKAVMAAPDFVYNSHWSIKDDGTILIPPTNDWMCGDLSQRAWSIIKGLTAYYAYSSDPIAYIYIPLTADYILDYAQTDENNDWPKFPIATPTNGKAYGKCDQNSRNQLDLCAVVGTEMIRAYKLTGNKRYFEAAKHWGDVFAQKCNLDPTMPPWNRYSDPSVVGWSDELTGSVTQILFFLDDLIHLGYTGKDHAIVNARQAGTRYLNNAMLPEWLENDHWGRSYWDWDNPIICGTVSMIGDYIMKNPADFPNWKTDLRNMLTLIFNRNGADPGSHGNTFSGAWAFPESATCCGTSLSYNQYTAAPTLIRLGALADDDRISEIGRRMMIMATYDSDVNGVVKDGIFGQAVATGEWSNLAHPWPLCQVMEALVWAPETFGPKRENHIMRSTSVVNSVVYEKNKITYSTFDAPSETIDLLRLSFEPTIVTADNKKIPKLSKPRRNGWQIKPLPDGDFIVSIRHDGRKNIVVTGETDRQNEIDNAQLQYEGKWHSNDKIYISSDKNSAMTYSFTGNQVRLLGVVAPDGGFADVWLDGQKQLTLVDCWNPAVRHKQLLYYKSGLSNDNHQLKLVVRGKGNLLSKGSKIYIDAVQYSDSQADRDFGQDSGPTATQRMIFGYPLRQDYIDSKGNAWRPATEWVIRSGYGTDTVQQAWWTKRRSMYIGNTEDQELYRYGAHGKEFWANLTVGPGLYYVKLKFADTPLHPFLERNKDGGKISHTVTVKINGKEVVSKMNITKEAGGDFRAVDRLIKDVNPVNGTIEVWFIGEDEYGAAVQALEVGLMGELK, via the coding sequence ATGACATCTTTTATCATTAAAGTTCGGTATCTTGTCGTAATAATTTTTATTTCGCAGCTTCTGAATGCCGCAGTAACCCTCGACAATTATTATGCCCACAAAACTGTTCAGGATGAATACGGCGTAATAGCACCGTGGAACTCCGGACAGAATGGTCCTCTCGATGAGCGGCTGAGAATCGCTGTTGAAGTTCTTAAACGATACCCCTGGGTCAATAAAAACAAAGCTGTTATGGCGGCTCCTGATTTTGTTTATAATTCACACTGGAGTATCAAAGACGACGGCACAATACTTATTCCGCCCACAAATGACTGGATGTGCGGCGACCTTTCGCAAAGAGCCTGGAGCATTATCAAAGGTTTGACAGCATATTATGCTTATAGTTCAGACCCTATAGCATATATTTATATTCCTCTTACTGCTGATTATATTCTGGATTACGCACAGACCGACGAAAATAATGATTGGCCCAAATTTCCAATCGCTACACCAACCAACGGCAAAGCTTACGGCAAATGCGACCAGAATTCCAGAAATCAGCTCGACCTTTGTGCTGTCGTCGGAACTGAAATGATAAGGGCTTATAAACTCACAGGCAATAAGCGATATTTCGAAGCAGCCAAACACTGGGGAGATGTTTTCGCTCAAAAGTGCAACCTTGACCCGACAATGCCGCCGTGGAATCGTTATAGCGACCCATCGGTTGTCGGCTGGTCCGATGAACTTACCGGCAGCGTTACGCAGATTCTCTTTTTTCTCGACGATTTAATTCACCTCGGATACACCGGCAAAGACCACGCAATAGTAAATGCCAGACAGGCCGGCACACGTTATTTGAATAATGCTATGTTGCCAGAATGGCTCGAAAACGACCACTGGGGCAGAAGCTACTGGGACTGGGATAATCCGATTATTTGCGGAACCGTTTCGATGATTGGCGATTATATAATGAAAAATCCCGCCGATTTTCCAAACTGGAAAACCGACCTGAGGAATATGCTTACATTGATTTTTAATCGTAACGGCGCCGACCCCGGCTCTCACGGAAATACCTTTAGCGGTGCCTGGGCTTTCCCGGAATCGGCAACCTGCTGCGGAACATCGCTTTCATATAATCAATATACTGCTGCTCCGACCCTGATTCGATTAGGCGCGCTGGCCGATGACGACCGCATTTCCGAAATTGGCAGGCGAATGATGATTATGGCGACTTACGACAGCGATGTTAACGGCGTTGTAAAAGACGGCATATTCGGCCAGGCTGTAGCAACCGGCGAATGGTCAAATCTCGCGCATCCATGGCCGCTCTGTCAGGTTATGGAGGCTTTGGTCTGGGCTCCGGAAACCTTTGGACCAAAACGCGAAAACCATATTATGCGAAGCACTTCAGTGGTAAATTCCGTTGTCTATGAAAAGAACAAGATTACTTATTCGACATTTGATGCACCGAGTGAAACCATAGATTTGCTAAGATTGTCTTTTGAACCGACGATTGTTACCGCGGATAATAAAAAAATTCCTAAACTTTCAAAGCCGAGACGAAATGGCTGGCAAATAAAACCTTTGCCGGACGGTGATTTTATCGTGAGCATTCGACACGATGGCAGGAAAAATATAGTAGTAACCGGCGAAACAGACAGGCAAAACGAAATCGATAATGCGCAATTGCAGTATGAAGGTAAATGGCACAGCAATGATAAAATTTATATTTCCTCTGATAAAAACTCAGCTATGACTTATTCATTTACAGGTAATCAGGTCAGGTTATTAGGTGTCGTTGCACCGGATGGCGGATTTGCAGATGTTTGGCTTGATGGACAAAAACAATTAACGCTGGTCGATTGCTGGAATCCCGCTGTGCGTCATAAACAGCTTCTTTATTACAAAAGCGGGCTATCGAACGATAATCACCAGTTAAAATTAGTTGTCCGCGGAAAAGGAAATCTCCTTTCCAAAGGCAGTAAAATATATATTGATGCAGTTCAGTACAGTGACTCTCAGGCCGACAGAGACTTCGGCCAGGATTCAGGTCCGACTGCAACTCAGCGAATGATATTCGGTTATCCGCTGCGGCAGGATTATATCGATTCCAAAGGCAACGCATGGCGGCCCGCTACAGAATGGGTGATAAGGTCGGGCTACGGCACAGACACCGTCCAGCAGGCATGGTGGACAAAACGGCGAAGTATGTATATCGGAAATACAGAAGATCAGGAATTGTATCGTTATGGTGCGCACGGCAAAGAGTTCTGGGCAAATCTGACAGTTGGCCCGGGCTTGTATTATGTGAAATTAAAATTTGCCGATACGCCGCTGCATCCTTTCCTTGAACGCAACAAAGATGGCGGGAAAATCTCTCATACGGTTACTGTAAAGATAAATGGAAAAGAAGTAGTTTCCAAAATGAACATTACTAAAGAAGCAGGCGGTGATTTTCGTGCTGTTGACCGCCTGATAAAGGATGTTAATCCTGTAAACGGCACTATCGAAGTCTGGTTCATCGGCGAAGACGAATATGGTGCCGCTGTTCAGGCATTGGAAGTCGGTTTAATGGGTGAATTAAAATGA
- a CDS encoding SUMF1/EgtB/PvdO family nonheme iron enzyme: MFFNSRYLKILLLLASMTETALCSDLFNSNPHYLLASDGVSREIWLQQANEFRQKVLIDTGEIPSNKDLIWMSNNFTCRMCMMFDSEFIKPGTNEYLIDSLLAEGQKEFGGYDSIVLWQAYPRLGIDERNQFDMYRQMPGGLKGLRRIVEKCHAKNVKVFIDYNPWDTGTHREDKDDYKCLAEIAAAINADGVFLDTLSATDKNLRKELDNVRQGLALVPEGCPEFAQLALCSGSWVQWLDEPNEPGILKLKWVEPSHIQYQIRRWDIDRSDEIRTALFNGSGMLIWENIFGTYNPWNITDRQNWKKANLILHYFKDKFTQIFEPYYPAMQNNLFVTHWSGKGKDVFVLVNKGDAVKDKPLLEIAYQPNMLYYDIWNGKKIEPQIRGNIAQIFSSIDKIGCIAVINKSSADGKLQKLLKEMKTGETKIDSRNFSKDITYADKINRTKAVSKNAKPEGMVFVPATEFTMEIEHIRRECGCYPDPGEKIVEGFGYGLQYGAVYPYVIHQPIKHKIGPLKVKSFFIDETEVTNAQYKKFLDSTGYKPKYTENFLNQWPSGQMPENMADYPVVNVNIDDARAYANWAGKRLPTEEEWQLAAQGTDNRKWPWGNEFDPNKCNTTGQIMPAKSYPQGRSAFGCYNMSGNVWECTESCRDDGHTRFVMIRGGSYFDAQGSIWYVKGGPQPCGHHTKFIHIWPGLDRCSTVGFRCVVNTE, from the coding sequence ATGTTTTTTAACAGCCGATATCTGAAAATCCTGTTATTGCTGGCTTCTATGACCGAAACAGCATTATGTTCTGATTTATTCAACAGCAACCCTCATTATCTTTTGGCGTCTGACGGTGTGAGCCGGGAAATATGGCTGCAGCAGGCAAACGAATTTAGGCAAAAAGTTCTTATCGATACAGGCGAAATACCCTCTAATAAAGACTTGATATGGATGAGCAATAATTTTACCTGCCGAATGTGTATGATGTTCGACAGTGAATTCATAAAGCCCGGAACAAATGAATATTTAATTGATTCGCTGCTTGCTGAAGGTCAAAAAGAATTCGGCGGTTATGACAGCATTGTATTATGGCAGGCGTATCCGAGACTGGGCATTGACGAGAGAAACCAGTTCGATATGTATCGTCAGATGCCGGGCGGATTAAAAGGACTTCGCCGGATTGTTGAAAAATGCCACGCAAAAAATGTTAAGGTATTCATAGACTATAACCCATGGGACACAGGCACACACCGAGAAGACAAAGACGATTACAAATGCCTTGCGGAAATTGCCGCTGCTATAAATGCCGATGGAGTTTTTCTTGATACTCTTTCAGCAACTGACAAAAATTTGAGAAAAGAACTTGATAATGTTCGGCAGGGATTGGCACTTGTCCCGGAAGGATGTCCCGAATTCGCACAACTTGCGTTATGCAGCGGTTCATGGGTACAATGGCTTGACGAGCCGAATGAGCCGGGAATATTGAAATTAAAATGGGTAGAACCTTCCCATATACAATACCAGATTCGCCGATGGGATATCGACAGGAGCGATGAAATCCGGACAGCCTTGTTCAATGGCAGCGGAATGCTCATCTGGGAGAATATATTTGGCACTTACAATCCGTGGAATATAACTGACAGGCAAAATTGGAAAAAAGCGAACCTTATTCTGCATTATTTCAAAGATAAATTTACGCAGATATTCGAACCTTATTATCCAGCGATGCAGAATAATTTATTTGTTACACACTGGTCAGGTAAAGGCAAGGATGTTTTTGTTCTGGTTAACAAGGGCGATGCCGTCAAAGATAAGCCTTTGCTGGAAATTGCTTATCAGCCGAACATGCTTTATTATGATATTTGGAACGGCAAAAAAATAGAGCCGCAAATCAGAGGAAACATCGCCCAGATTTTTTCTTCCATAGATAAAATCGGGTGCATCGCGGTTATTAATAAATCATCGGCTGATGGCAAACTGCAAAAACTTTTAAAAGAAATGAAAACCGGTGAAACTAAAATCGATTCGAGAAACTTCAGTAAAGATATAACATATGCTGACAAAATCAATCGCACAAAAGCTGTAAGCAAAAATGCAAAGCCGGAGGGAATGGTTTTTGTTCCGGCAACAGAGTTTACAATGGAAATAGAACATATCCGAAGAGAATGCGGCTGCTATCCCGACCCCGGCGAAAAAATCGTTGAAGGTTTCGGCTATGGTTTGCAATACGGTGCGGTTTATCCTTATGTTATACATCAGCCAATCAAACATAAAATCGGGCCGTTGAAAGTAAAATCATTTTTCATCGATGAAACAGAAGTTACCAACGCCCAGTACAAAAAATTTCTCGACAGTACAGGCTACAAGCCGAAATACACAGAAAATTTTCTCAATCAGTGGCCAAGTGGCCAAATGCCGGAAAACATGGCTGACTATCCTGTTGTAAATGTCAATATAGATGATGCAAGGGCTTACGCGAATTGGGCAGGCAAACGGCTGCCGACAGAAGAAGAATGGCAATTAGCCGCTCAGGGCACAGACAATCGAAAATGGCCTTGGGGAAATGAATTCGACCCGAACAAATGCAATACTACCGGACAGATTATGCCGGCAAAATCATATCCGCAGGGCAGAAGCGCTTTCGGCTGCTATAATATGTCCGGCAATGTGTGGGAATGTACCGAAAGCTGCCGAGATGACGGGCATACAAGATTTGTTATGATTCGCGGCGGAAGCTACTTTGATGCACAGGGTAGTATCTGGTATGTCAAAGGCGGCCCGCAGCCTTGCGGCCATCATACGAAGTTCATACATATCTGGCCGGGACTCGATAGATGCAGCACTGTCGGTTTTAGATGCGTTGTCAACACTGAATAA
- a CDS encoding glycoside hydrolase family 172 protein, with protein MSKKSVKSALLCIVVSAWQCSICQGLDVAEQPYLVNVPIESRSITAENPTGEKGRGGMAASKIGVGRKGKALLNIDPGQTITLCDIKGPGIIRRMWATLPSKKENLLGFVIRGYWDGQKTPSIEVPIGCFFGSAHGVAKAYQSAVHSMTDTAGMSIFLQMPFVKSAKFTITNEGTEKDVPFYYQIDFTINEKLSDDVGRLHVLYHRENPTTLGEDFTILPKRTGMGRFLGCVLGIDNADGKWWGEGEVKMYLDGDDKFPTICGTGTEDYIGHAWGFHDNAFLYGGMAYRNDKLYTLYRWHLPDPIYWKKDIRVTLQQIGAGDVEGGGYYNKQEDVSVSAFWYEPVPSGSLPKMPGYATRIAPGYTAKP; from the coding sequence ATGTCGAAAAAATCGGTAAAATCAGCGTTGTTGTGTATTGTAGTTTCTGCCTGGCAATGTTCAATCTGCCAAGGGCTGGATGTTGCAGAGCAGCCTTATTTAGTGAATGTTCCGATAGAGTCGCGTTCGATTACAGCAGAGAATCCGACCGGCGAAAAGGGCAGGGGCGGTATGGCTGCCAGCAAAATCGGCGTTGGCAGAAAAGGCAAAGCTCTCTTAAACATCGACCCCGGCCAGACGATTACGCTGTGCGATATAAAAGGCCCCGGCATTATTCGCAGAATGTGGGCTACGCTGCCTTCCAAAAAGGAAAATCTGCTCGGCTTTGTAATCAGGGGCTACTGGGACGGTCAGAAAACTCCGTCGATTGAAGTTCCGATAGGTTGTTTTTTCGGTTCGGCGCACGGTGTTGCAAAGGCATATCAGTCTGCGGTGCATTCGATGACGGACACAGCCGGTATGTCAATTTTTTTGCAGATGCCTTTTGTCAAAAGCGCAAAGTTTACGATAACCAACGAAGGTACTGAAAAAGATGTGCCGTTTTATTACCAGATAGATTTTACTATAAATGAAAAACTTTCTGATGATGTCGGCAGACTGCACGTGTTATATCATCGCGAAAATCCCACAACGCTCGGCGAAGATTTTACCATATTGCCAAAGCGCACGGGAATGGGGCGTTTTCTCGGCTGCGTACTCGGCATCGATAATGCTGACGGCAAGTGGTGGGGCGAGGGCGAAGTTAAGATGTATCTCGACGGCGACGATAAGTTTCCGACAATATGTGGAACAGGCACAGAGGACTATATCGGCCATGCGTGGGGATTTCACGACAACGCGTTTTTGTATGGCGGAATGGCTTACCGAAACGACAAACTGTATACCCTGTACCGCTGGCATTTGCCCGACCCCATATACTGGAAGAAAGATATCAGGGTTACGCTTCAGCAAATTGGAGCAGGCGACGTCGAAGGCGGCGGTTATTACAATAAGCAGGAAGATGTGAGCGTATCTGCGTTTTGGTATGAGCCTGTGCCGAGCGGGTCGTTGCCGAAAATGCCCGGCTATGCCACCCGCATTGCGCCGGGCTATACAGCGAAGCCTTAA
- a CDS encoding glycosyl hydrolase family 53, producing the protein MKLKLLVLNILLSANLCAAMAVNHIQDTNNKQFPQSPIGFVKGFSWGTFGQLGDYTGPGPEESMKLMAQTNANSASIVFAIMMKTKSDAEILFDKTNPYMASDDDVRNAIRLSHANNMKVILKPTVNCHDGTWRANIEPNDWNAWWKNYTDVMVHYAKLAQDTNCQAYCIGCEMVSAEDAEPQWRAMIAEIRKHYKGALVYNTNHGHEGKINWWDAVDIIGISAYYPVGTTNIAAALAEDINHIDNKSSIAQMKKNWEPIRQNLQKLAVKWNRPVLFAEIGVISTKGASAMPWEYRTHHQPYDADEQARYYQAALETFWDQPWFAGFAWWAWHSTLYSPEHATRDKGYCPYGKPAEKIVKSWYGKKR; encoded by the coding sequence ATGAAATTAAAACTGCTGGTTTTAAATATACTGCTTTCCGCAAACCTTTGTGCAGCCATGGCTGTAAACCACATACAGGACACAAATAATAAACAATTCCCTCAATCGCCCATCGGTTTCGTAAAGGGGTTTTCATGGGGCACCTTCGGCCAACTCGGAGATTACACAGGCCCCGGCCCCGAAGAATCCATGAAACTCATGGCACAGACAAATGCCAACAGCGCGAGTATTGTTTTCGCGATTATGATGAAGACCAAAAGCGATGCCGAAATTCTTTTCGACAAGACCAATCCATATATGGCATCCGACGACGATGTGCGAAACGCGATAAGACTTTCCCACGCAAATAATATGAAAGTAATTCTCAAGCCCACCGTTAATTGTCACGACGGCACCTGGCGGGCGAACATCGAGCCGAACGACTGGAACGCATGGTGGAAAAATTATACTGACGTGATGGTTCATTACGCCAAACTGGCACAGGATACGAACTGTCAGGCATATTGCATCGGCTGCGAAATGGTTTCAGCCGAAGATGCCGAGCCGCAATGGCGCGCGATGATTGCCGAAATACGAAAACATTATAAAGGCGCCTTGGTTTATAATACCAATCACGGACACGAAGGAAAAATAAATTGGTGGGACGCCGTTGACATAATAGGCATCAGTGCTTATTACCCCGTCGGCACAACAAACATCGCCGCCGCACTTGCCGAGGATATTAATCACATCGACAACAAATCGAGCATTGCGCAAATGAAGAAAAACTGGGAACCAATTCGCCAAAACCTGCAGAAATTGGCCGTCAAATGGAACAGACCGGTTTTATTCGCGGAGATTGGCGTAATTAGCACAAAAGGTGCATCTGCGATGCCGTGGGAATATCGAACTCATCATCAGCCTTACGATGCCGACGAGCAGGCAAGATACTATCAGGCCGCTTTGGAAACGTTCTGGGACCAGCCCTGGTTCGCAGGCTTTGCATGGTGGGCCTGGCATTCAACCCTTTATTCTCCGGAACATGCCACCCGCGACAAAGGCTATTGCCCTTACGGCAAACCAGCCGAGAAAATCGTTAAAAGCTGGTACGGCAAAAAACGGTGA
- a CDS encoding aspartate aminotransferase family protein, which yields MAKEFPLVSVEVKPVETKYRKISGKIPNEKTIEQIKTLRQFEARSMRGQLPVVWNKARGVNVYDAYGNKWLDFSSGVLITNAGHGHPEIVKAITEQANKPLLTTYCFPNQMRIELVQKLVSLAPKGLNKVFLLSTGAEGTECALKLMRTYGRKVGGDAKSVIIGFENSFHGRTMGSQQMGPLGTGRNWMKNYDPEIVHVPFPDGFRNEDISFELFEKTLAKLNIEPKNVAGVISETYQGIGPNFMPTEYAQKLRQWCDKNNALLCFDEVQAGFGRCGTWWGFEHYGVTPDLFCMGKGFSSSLPMSGVIGREDIMDIYGPNEMTSTHSANPICCAAALANINVIEKEKLVQNASLLGKVLKRELESMKNEFPDIIGFAPAEGLVGGLLMIKPGTKEPNYDLAWNIIHLCFENGLLLFAPVGLGGGCVKIAPPLCITEDALVEGCGVIRQAIKDLLN from the coding sequence ATGGCCAAGGAATTTCCACTCGTATCGGTTGAAGTTAAACCTGTTGAGACAAAATACAGAAAAATATCGGGCAAAATCCCCAATGAAAAAACAATAGAGCAGATAAAAACGCTGCGGCAGTTCGAGGCTCGCAGTATGCGAGGCCAGTTGCCGGTGGTTTGGAACAAGGCCCGGGGCGTTAATGTTTACGATGCTTACGGCAACAAATGGCTGGATTTTTCGTCGGGTGTTCTGATTACAAACGCAGGTCACGGCCATCCTGAAATCGTTAAAGCCATTACGGAGCAGGCTAATAAACCTCTGCTTACGACATACTGTTTTCCAAATCAGATGAGAATTGAGCTTGTGCAGAAACTTGTTTCGCTGGCTCCGAAGGGTTTGAATAAAGTATTTTTATTAAGTACAGGCGCCGAAGGCACTGAATGCGCGTTGAAGCTGATGCGGACTTACGGCCGAAAAGTCGGCGGGGATGCAAAAAGTGTTATAATCGGCTTTGAAAATTCATTCCATGGCAGAACTATGGGTTCGCAGCAGATGGGGCCTCTGGGCACCGGAAGAAACTGGATGAAAAATTACGACCCGGAGATAGTTCATGTTCCATTCCCGGACGGTTTTAGGAATGAGGATATAAGTTTTGAATTGTTCGAGAAAACTCTGGCTAAATTAAATATTGAGCCGAAAAATGTTGCCGGCGTTATAAGCGAAACATATCAGGGCATCGGCCCTAATTTTATGCCGACAGAATACGCACAGAAGCTTCGCCAATGGTGCGACAAGAATAACGCTTTGCTTTGTTTCGATGAGGTTCAGGCAGGGTTCGGCAGATGCGGCACATGGTGGGGCTTCGAGCATTACGGCGTTACGCCGGATTTATTCTGTATGGGCAAAGGGTTCAGCAGTTCTCTGCCGATGAGCGGCGTAATAGGCAGGGAGGATATTATGGACATTTACGGCCCGAACGAAATGACAAGCACGCATTCAGCCAATCCTATATGCTGTGCCGCAGCTTTGGCGAATATAAATGTTATAGAAAAAGAAAAGCTCGTTCAAAACGCTTCTTTACTCGGCAAGGTATTGAAAAGAGAACTTGAATCGATGAAGAATGAGTTTCCTGATATTATTGGTTTCGCTCCTGCCGAAGGTCTGGTCGGCGGTTTATTAATGATAAAGCCCGGCACAAAAGAGCCGAATTACGATTTAGCCTGGAATATTATTCATTTATGTTTTGAGAACGGGTTATTATTATTTGCTCCGGTCGGCCTTGGCGGCGGCTGTGTGAAGATAGCTCCTCCTTTATGCATAACTGAAGATGCTCTTGTGGAAGGCTGCGGCGTAATTCGCCAGGCGATTAAAGATTTGTTGAATTAG